One window of Thioclava sp. GXIMD4216 genomic DNA carries:
- a CDS encoding urea amidolyase family protein, giving the protein MSHLRFLPVALDALLVELADLEQVLTLHALLREAPLAGLRETIPAARTLFVRFDPQEVSAQALAAQIDALDLTPHVQKAARVVTIPTRYDGEDLAEVAELTGLSVAEVIERHQARPWTVAFCGFAPGFGYMAGGDPALEVPRRRTPRTRIPAGSVALAGAFSGIYPKASPGGWQIIGTTDLAMWDLGRTPPALLQPGDQVQFERHDAVAAYPVAALPPSADMPSGQGGFEVLAAPFPAMFEDNGRAGQAAQGVAASGVLDRGALRALNRMLGNPAGTAALEITGGGFAFRAKEPAVIAVTGAPCRVSVNDWDFGSHAPIAVDPGDRITLSVPKAGLRALLGVRGGFAVAPVMGAATWDSLAEIGPQPVRQGAHLALAHAPADAVGPAISLPALPKAGDLVVLDVVMGPRSDWFEPQILDRFTQQEWEVTAQSSRVGIRLNGAAPLTRPDQSELPSEGTATGAIQVPHSGQPVLFLADHPLTGGYPVIGAVADYHLDLAGQLPPGVKIRFNPVAPFAEIKPCAGM; this is encoded by the coding sequence ATGAGCCATCTGCGTTTCCTGCCCGTCGCGCTGGATGCGCTGCTGGTCGAGCTTGCCGATCTCGAACAGGTTCTGACCCTGCATGCGCTGCTGCGCGAGGCCCCGCTGGCGGGTCTTCGCGAAACGATCCCTGCGGCGCGGACCCTGTTTGTCCGGTTTGATCCGCAAGAGGTCTCGGCGCAGGCTCTGGCGGCACAGATCGATGCGCTGGATCTGACGCCACATGTGCAGAAGGCGGCACGGGTTGTGACCATTCCGACGCGCTATGATGGCGAGGATCTGGCCGAGGTGGCAGAGCTGACAGGGCTCAGCGTGGCCGAGGTGATCGAGCGTCATCAGGCCCGCCCCTGGACCGTGGCGTTTTGCGGCTTCGCGCCGGGCTTCGGCTATATGGCGGGGGGCGATCCGGCTTTGGAAGTGCCCCGCCGCCGCACGCCACGGACCCGCATTCCGGCAGGATCGGTCGCGCTGGCCGGTGCGTTTTCGGGCATCTATCCCAAGGCCAGCCCCGGTGGCTGGCAGATCATCGGTACCACCGATCTGGCGATGTGGGATCTGGGGCGCACGCCTCCGGCGCTGCTGCAGCCCGGAGATCAGGTGCAATTCGAGCGCCATGACGCGGTTGCGGCCTATCCCGTTGCGGCCCTTCCGCCGTCTGCGGACATGCCATCGGGGCAGGGTGGCTTCGAGGTTCTGGCCGCGCCCTTCCCCGCGATGTTCGAGGATAACGGGCGGGCTGGACAGGCGGCACAAGGGGTTGCGGCCTCGGGGGTGCTGGATCGCGGCGCTCTGCGCGCGCTCAACCGTATGCTGGGCAATCCTGCGGGAACCGCCGCGCTAGAGATCACGGGCGGCGGGTTTGCCTTCCGCGCCAAGGAACCGGCCGTGATTGCGGTGACGGGCGCGCCCTGTCGCGTCAGCGTCAATGACTGGGACTTCGGGTCGCATGCGCCGATTGCGGTGGATCCGGGCGACAGGATCACCCTCTCGGTGCCCAAAGCGGGGCTGCGCGCCTTGCTCGGGGTGCGGGGCGGGTTTGCCGTGGCACCGGTGATGGGGGCTGCGACATGGGACAGTCTGGCCGAGATCGGGCCACAGCCGGTTCGCCAGGGCGCGCATCTGGCGCTGGCCCATGCCCCCGCCGATGCCGTAGGGCCTGCGATTTCCCTGCCCGCCCTGCCTAAAGCGGGTGATCTGGTGGTGCTGGATGTGGTGATGGGGCCACGCAGCGACTGGTTCGAGCCGCAGATACTGGACCGTTTCACCCAGCAGGAATGGGAGGTGACGGCGCAATCCAGCCGTGTCGGGATCCGGCTGAACGGGGCCGCGCCACTGACCCGTCCGGACCAGAGCGAACTGCCCTCCGAAGGCACCGCGACCGGCGCGATACAGGTGCCCCATTCCGGCCAGCCGGTTCTGTTTCTGGCCGACCACCCCCTGACAGGCGGCTATCCGGTGATCGGGGCCGTTGCCGATTATCACCTTGATCTGGCGGGCCAGTTGCCGCCCGGCGTGAAAATCCGGTTCAATCCGGTCGCGCCCTTTGCCGAAATCAAGCCCTGCGCGGGCATGTGA
- a CDS encoding biotin carboxylase N-terminal domain-containing protein, whose protein sequence is MKTVLIANRGEIALRVVRACRDYGVGSVAIFADADADAPYVREADRAFSLPGSRPAETYLNIPAILEIAQRAGADAVHPGYGFLSESAEFAQAVLAAGLAWVGPPPAVIAELGDKVAARRIAMKVGAPLVPGTPGPVDGPEDVLAFVRAHGLPIAIKASHGGGGRGMRVAREMAEIEELYHAARREAETAFGNGACYVERFLDRPRHVEAQVIADRLGNVVVLGTRDCSLQRRNQKLIEEAPAPFLSEVQRDTIHDAARRICTEAGYEGAGTVEFLLGADGMISFLEVNTRLQVEHPVTEETTGVDLVVEQLRIADGLPLSVSQTPRPNGHAIEFRINAEDPGRGFLPTPGGISMFHAPSGPGVRVDSGVESGSTVPGTFDSMMAKLVVWGPDRKTALSRARRALREFRIEGVASVLPFHRAALQAEDFTQETGFAVHTRWIETDFAEPLEAALRVPPEPAPAVLRGRIEIDGALCDVGFGADLVAKLARLGTIPAEGAARAAEASARGAGEGPAEGAGYGVAAPISGLLLDWTVGEGETVRAGQTVAMMEAMKMETPVVVQKDGVIHLQAAKGASLAAGQIVAEIA, encoded by the coding sequence ATGAAGACTGTACTGATTGCCAATCGCGGCGAAATCGCTTTGCGTGTGGTGCGCGCCTGCCGTGATTACGGAGTGGGTTCGGTGGCGATTTTCGCGGATGCCGATGCGGATGCGCCCTATGTGCGCGAAGCCGATAGGGCCTTTTCCCTGCCCGGTTCGCGCCCTGCCGAGACCTATCTCAATATCCCTGCCATTCTCGAAATCGCGCAGCGTGCGGGGGCGGATGCGGTGCATCCGGGCTACGGCTTCCTGTCGGAAAGTGCCGAATTCGCGCAGGCGGTGCTTGCGGCGGGGCTTGCATGGGTCGGCCCACCGCCCGCGGTGATTGCCGAGCTGGGAGATAAGGTCGCGGCGCGGCGCATTGCGATGAAGGTGGGGGCGCCTTTGGTCCCGGGGACGCCCGGTCCGGTGGATGGCCCGGAAGATGTGCTGGCTTTCGTGCGGGCGCATGGTCTGCCGATTGCGATCAAGGCGTCGCATGGTGGAGGCGGGCGTGGCATGCGTGTCGCCCGCGAAATGGCCGAGATCGAGGAATTGTATCACGCCGCCCGCCGCGAGGCCGAGACCGCCTTTGGCAACGGGGCCTGCTATGTCGAACGTTTTCTCGACCGCCCGCGCCATGTCGAGGCGCAGGTGATTGCCGACCGTCTGGGCAATGTGGTGGTGTTGGGGACGCGGGACTGTTCGCTCCAGCGCCGGAACCAGAAACTGATCGAAGAAGCCCCCGCGCCCTTCCTCAGTGAGGTGCAGCGCGACACGATCCATGATGCCGCACGCAGGATCTGCACCGAGGCCGGTTATGAAGGGGCGGGGACGGTGGAGTTTCTGCTTGGGGCGGACGGGATGATCTCGTTTCTCGAGGTCAATACCCGCCTGCAGGTCGAGCATCCGGTGACCGAGGAAACCACCGGCGTCGATCTGGTGGTCGAGCAGCTGCGGATTGCCGATGGTCTGCCGCTATCCGTATCCCAGACCCCGCGCCCCAATGGTCATGCGATCGAATTCCGGATCAATGCCGAAGATCCGGGTCGGGGGTTCCTGCCGACGCCGGGCGGGATTTCGATGTTCCATGCGCCATCCGGTCCGGGTGTCCGGGTCGATAGCGGTGTGGAAAGTGGCAGCACCGTGCCCGGCACGTTTGATTCCATGATGGCCAAGCTGGTGGTCTGGGGGCCGGATCGTAAAACGGCGCTGTCACGGGCGCGCCGCGCGCTGAGAGAATTCCGGATCGAGGGGGTCGCGTCGGTGTTGCCGTTCCACCGTGCCGCGCTGCAGGCCGAGGATTTCACACAGGAGACGGGGTTTGCGGTGCATACCCGCTGGATCGAAACCGATTTTGCCGAACCGCTGGAAGCGGCGCTGCGTGTGCCGCCCGAACCTGCGCCCGCCGTTCTGCGCGGTCGGATCGAGATTGATGGGGCTTTGTGTGATGTCGGCTTCGGGGCCGATCTTGTGGCAAAGCTTGCGCGTCTGGGCACGATACCGGCAGAGGGTGCCGCCAGAGCCGCCGAAGCCTCTGCGCGCGGCGCGGGCGAGGGGCCGGCAGAAGGTGCCGGATACGGGGTGGCCGCGCCCATCTCGGGCCTGCTTCTGGACTGGACGGTCGGCGAAGGCGAGACCGTGCGCGCGGGGCAGACTGTGGCGATGATGGAAGCCATGAAGATGGAAACACCGGTTGTCGTGCAAAAGGACGGGGTGATCCATCTGCAGGCCGCAAAAGGCGCCAGCCTCGCGGCGGGCCAGATCGTCGCAGAGATCGCCTGA
- a CDS encoding zinc ribbon domain-containing protein YjdM: MMDTLPPCPNCASTYTYEVDALLTCPECGHEWSADMSGSDEEVIRDAVGNILADGDTVTVIKDLKVKGSSSVVKVGTKVRGIRLVGGDHDIDCKVPGIGQMGLKSQFVKKVND, encoded by the coding sequence ATGATGGATACATTGCCCCCCTGCCCCAATTGCGCATCCACCTATACCTACGAGGTCGATGCCCTGCTCACCTGCCCCGAATGCGGGCATGAATGGTCGGCTGACATGTCCGGCTCTGACGAAGAGGTCATCCGCGACGCGGTTGGCAATATTCTCGCCGATGGCGACACCGTGACCGTGATCAAGGATCTCAAGGTCAAAGGCAGTTCCTCGGTCGTGAAAGTCGGCACCAAAGTGCGCGGCATCCGCCTTGTCGGCGGCGATCACGATATCGATTGCAAGGTTCCCGGGATCGGCCAGATGGGGCTGAAATCCCAATTCGTCAAGAAAGTGAACGACTGA
- a CDS encoding 6-pyruvoyl tetrahydropterin synthase family protein: MFRITKEFHFSASHQLDHLPACHQCARLHGHNYIVVVELAAADLNADGFVRDYHELAALKDYIDGTFDHRHLNDVLDCPSTAEHMARHFYLWCKARWPEVAAVKVSETPKTWAEYRP; this comes from the coding sequence ATGTTCCGGATCACGAAAGAATTCCACTTTTCCGCCTCTCACCAGTTGGACCACCTGCCCGCCTGCCATCAATGTGCGCGGTTGCATGGCCATAACTATATCGTCGTGGTCGAACTGGCCGCCGCCGATCTGAATGCCGACGGGTTCGTGCGCGATTATCACGAACTGGCGGCGCTAAAAGACTATATTGACGGCACCTTCGATCATCGCCATCTCAATGACGTGCTCGATTGCCCCTCGACGGCCGAACATATGGCACGTCACTTCTATCTCTGGTGCAAGGCGCGCTGGCCCGAGGTTGCGGCAGTGAAGGTCTCGGAGACGCCCAAGACATGGGCGGAATATCGTCCATGA
- the queE gene encoding 7-carboxy-7-deazaguanine synthase QueE, translating to MSLRICEIFGPTIQGEGVLIGEPTVFVRTGGCDYRCSWCDSLHAVDSAYRHDWEVMTPTEVWDEIVHLSDHRPLTVSLSGGNPAIQNLAPVIEMGQAAGYRFACETQGSIPAAWFGRLDTLVLSPKPPSSGERVVWERFEDCLKAAGPHTQVVMKIVVFDEDDFAFARATAASYPDLPLYLQPGNREVDPATPVNLDVAAKRLEWLVQQTLAAKWFRPRVLPQLHVMIWGNKRGV from the coding sequence ATGAGCCTGCGGATCTGCGAGATTTTCGGCCCGACCATCCAGGGGGAAGGGGTGCTGATCGGCGAGCCGACGGTGTTTGTGCGCACCGGCGGCTGCGATTATCGCTGTAGCTGGTGCGACAGTCTGCACGCGGTCGACAGCGCCTATCGCCATGACTGGGAGGTCATGACCCCGACCGAGGTCTGGGACGAGATCGTGCATCTGTCGGACCATAGACCGCTGACCGTTTCGCTGTCGGGCGGTAATCCGGCGATCCAGAATCTGGCACCGGTGATCGAGATGGGGCAGGCGGCAGGCTACCGTTTTGCCTGCGAGACACAGGGGTCGATCCCTGCGGCATGGTTCGGGCGGCTTGATACGCTCGTGCTGAGCCCGAAGCCGCCCTCCTCGGGGGAACGGGTCGTCTGGGAGCGCTTTGAGGATTGTCTCAAGGCGGCGGGTCCGCATACGCAGGTGGTGATGAAGATCGTCGTTTTCGACGAGGACGATTTCGCCTTTGCCCGTGCCACCGCGGCAAGCTATCCCGATCTGCCGCTTTACCTGCAGCCGGGCAATCGCGAGGTGGACCCCGCGACCCCCGTCAATCTGGATGTGGCGGCCAAGCGGCTGGAATGGCTGGTCCAGCAGACCCTTGCCGCAAAATGGTTCCGCCCTCGGGTGCTGCCGCAGTTGCATGTGATGATCTGGGGCAATAAGCGCGGTGTGTGA
- the dgt gene encoding dGTP triphosphohydrolase, whose product MDWTKLLSNERLCDRTYSEQSNRSIFTQDYDRIVFSQPFRRLANKTQVQPLYEHDHVHHRLIHSIEVGSVGRSLAMAIGQWLVAQGHIAAGEENSLANIVQAACAAHDIGNPPFGHSGEASIGAWFARAFGEERGVFGDLDPALQDEFRQFEGNAQGFRIIARTEMYRNDGGMRLSKAVLGAFMKYPLSAATKTALGEESYHADGYFGAKKFGIFHSELRLFAEVAASLGLPQIEIGPNQWWRRHPLVYVVEAADDICYNIVDLEDAFTTGELPFEVVRDTLLRLAGREDRPVQSRPSRLPAEEIALLRAMSIGRAIESCVEAFKAHYSAIMEGRFSHALVEAGHLGAQFSAIRDLAKARIFTAPRKTELEVSGYRVIANVLDGIAPIYQQLGARGWQAEALDTHAAQIVRVLGLDLRDVTSAETALHAMGDFVSGMTDRYALRISRMFSGI is encoded by the coding sequence ATGGACTGGACAAAGCTTCTGTCGAACGAACGCCTGTGCGACCGGACCTATTCCGAGCAGAGCAACCGCTCCATCTTCACGCAGGATTACGACCGGATCGTGTTTTCCCAGCCCTTCCGGCGTCTGGCCAATAAAACGCAGGTGCAGCCGCTATACGAACATGACCACGTGCATCACCGGCTGATCCATTCGATCGAGGTGGGTTCTGTCGGGCGGTCGCTGGCGATGGCCATCGGGCAATGGCTGGTGGCGCAGGGCCATATCGCGGCGGGCGAGGAAAACAGCCTTGCCAATATCGTGCAGGCCGCTTGCGCTGCCCATGATATCGGCAATCCGCCCTTTGGTCATTCGGGCGAGGCCTCGATTGGCGCATGGTTCGCGCGGGCCTTCGGGGAGGAGCGCGGGGTGTTTGGTGATCTGGACCCCGCTCTGCAAGACGAGTTCCGCCAGTTCGAAGGCAATGCGCAAGGGTTCCGTATCATCGCCCGCACCGAGATGTATCGCAATGATGGCGGGATGCGGCTGTCCAAGGCGGTGCTGGGCGCCTTCATGAAATACCCGCTTTCGGCAGCGACGAAAACCGCATTGGGCGAGGAGAGCTATCACGCCGATGGGTATTTCGGCGCCAAGAAATTCGGGATTTTCCATTCGGAATTGCGGCTTTTTGCCGAGGTGGCGGCAAGCCTTGGCCTGCCCCAGATCGAGATCGGCCCGAACCAGTGGTGGCGGCGTCACCCGCTGGTCTATGTCGTCGAGGCGGCTGACGACATCTGCTATAATATCGTCGATCTCGAAGATGCCTTCACCACGGGCGAGCTGCCATTCGAGGTGGTGCGCGACACGTTGCTCCGGCTGGCGGGGCGCGAGGACAGGCCCGTGCAAAGCCGCCCGTCGCGTCTGCCTGCCGAAGAGATCGCCCTTCTGCGGGCAATGAGTATCGGGCGGGCCATCGAAAGCTGTGTGGAGGCCTTCAAGGCACATTACAGCGCGATCATGGAGGGCCGGTTCAGCCACGCTCTGGTCGAGGCCGGTCATCTGGGCGCACAGTTCTCCGCGATCCGCGATCTTGCCAAAGCGCGTATCTTCACCGCCCCGCGCAAGACAGAGCTGGAAGTTTCGGGCTATCGGGTCATTGCCAATGTGCTGGACGGGATCGCCCCGATCTATCAGCAGCTTGGCGCGCGGGGATGGCAGGCCGAGGCGCTGGACACCCATGCGGCGCAGATCGTGCGGGTGTTGGGGCTGGACCTGCGGGATGTGACATCGGCGGAAACGGCGCTGCATGCGATGGGTGATTTCGTTTCGGGGATGACAGACCGCTATGCGTTGCGGATTTCGCGGATGTTTTCAGGCATATAA
- a CDS encoding helix-turn-helix domain-containing protein, with the protein MSETKKGLQQNPHAVREIREKNLEVAIGRQVRELRKRQRMTVADLAGQAGLSVGMLSKIENGVTSPSLGTISTLAHALRVPLVQLFSGFEEQRGCMHVKAGDGVEIEREGTRAGHQYQLLGHIGSNNSGVVVEPYMITLENPTERFPIFQHEGIEILYMLEGEMTYRHGDQRYLMEPGDSLVFDSDAPHGPEDLAALPIRYLSIITYPQAR; encoded by the coding sequence ATGTCTGAAACCAAAAAGGGTTTGCAACAAAACCCCCATGCCGTGCGCGAGATCCGCGAGAAGAACCTCGAGGTGGCGATTGGCCGTCAGGTGCGCGAATTGCGCAAGCGCCAGCGCATGACGGTGGCCGATCTGGCAGGGCAGGCAGGGCTTTCGGTGGGCATGCTGTCGAAGATCGAAAATGGTGTGACCTCGCCCTCGCTCGGCACGATTTCCACCTTGGCCCATGCGTTGCGGGTGCCGCTGGTCCAGTTGTTTTCGGGGTTCGAGGAGCAACGCGGCTGTATGCATGTGAAAGCCGGTGACGGGGTCGAAATCGAACGGGAGGGCACGCGGGCGGGCCATCAATACCAGCTTCTGGGCCATATCGGGTCGAACAATTCCGGCGTTGTGGTCGAGCCCTATATGATCACGCTGGAAAATCCCACCGAACGCTTCCCCATCTTCCAGCATGAGGGCATCGAGATCCTGTATATGCTGGAAGGCGAGATGACCTATCGGCACGGGGACCAGCGCTATCTGATGGAACCGGGCGACTCGCTGGTGTTTGACTCGGATGCGCCGCACGGGCCGGAAGATCTGGCGGCCCTGCCGATCCGCTACCTGTCCATCATCACCTATCCGCAAGCGCGTTGA
- a CDS encoding glutamine amidotransferase family protein produces MCGIVGLFLKKDDLRPKLGDMLTDMLITMTERGPDSAGIAIYGDDGEGVKITVQSDAPEVDFAGLEDDLSKAAGVAVSVKVVSTHAVIKAPLAAEAALLAAVEAKGLRVMGVGESMEIYKEIGLPKDVAERFGIREMGGSHGIGHTRMATESAVTTLGAHPFSTADDQCLVHNGSLSNHNSMRRKLAKKGVFTKTENDTEVGAAYISSRIADGASLGEALEGTLEDLDGFFTFVTGTKNGFGVVRDPVACKPAIMAETEDYVAFASEYRAFADLPGIEAARVWEPEPATVYFWER; encoded by the coding sequence ATGTGTGGGATTGTTGGCCTTTTTTTGAAAAAGGATGATCTGCGCCCGAAGCTGGGCGATATGCTGACCGATATGCTGATCACCATGACCGAACGCGGCCCCGATAGTGCGGGCATCGCGATCTATGGGGATGACGGCGAAGGTGTGAAAATCACCGTGCAATCGGACGCGCCGGAAGTGGATTTTGCGGGTCTGGAAGACGATCTGTCGAAGGCTGCGGGTGTTGCGGTTTCGGTGAAGGTTGTCTCCACCCATGCCGTGATAAAAGCGCCGCTTGCCGCCGAGGCCGCCCTTCTGGCCGCCGTTGAGGCCAAGGGCCTGCGTGTGATGGGCGTGGGCGAAAGCATGGAGATCTACAAAGAGATCGGCCTGCCGAAGGATGTGGCCGAGCGTTTCGGCATCCGCGAGATGGGCGGCAGTCACGGCATTGGCCATACCCGTATGGCCACCGAATCCGCCGTGACCACGCTGGGCGCGCACCCGTTTTCCACCGCCGATGACCAATGCCTTGTGCATAACGGCTCGCTGTCGAACCATAACTCGATGCGCCGCAAGCTCGCCAAAAAGGGCGTTTTCACCAAGACCGAAAACGACACCGAAGTGGGGGCTGCCTATATTTCCTCGCGCATTGCCGATGGTGCCAGCCTTGGTGAAGCGCTGGAAGGCACGCTCGAGGACCTTGATGGCTTCTTCACTTTTGTAACCGGCACCAAGAACGGCTTTGGTGTTGTGCGTGATCCGGTGGCCTGCAAGCCCGCGATCATGGCCGAGACCGAAGACTATGTGGCCTTCGCCAGCGAATATCGCGCCTTTGCCGACCTGCCGGGCATCGAGGCGGCCCGCGTCTGGGAACCCGAACCCGCCACTGTCTATTTCTGGGAGCGTTGA
- a CDS encoding GXGXG domain-containing protein: MTVLDMSQVALRELNSTLQAAAKDRKNEAFDITNPRGSHAVAVGLDGPLDVTIKGSTGYYCAGMNKEATVTVEGSTGPGVAENMMSGVVTIEGDASQYAGATGRGGLLNIKGNASSRCGISMKGIDIVVHGNIGHMSAFMAQRGNLVVLGDAGDALGDSLYEARLFVRGKVKSLGADCIEKEMRPEHLTFLKDILEKTGADAKPEEFKRYGSARKLYNFNIDHADEY; encoded by the coding sequence ATGACTGTTCTGGATATGTCGCAGGTTGCCCTGCGCGAGCTGAACTCCACGCTGCAGGCGGCTGCCAAAGACCGCAAGAATGAAGCTTTCGATATCACCAACCCGCGTGGCAGCCATGCGGTGGCCGTGGGTCTGGACGGGCCGCTGGATGTGACCATCAAGGGCTCAACGGGCTATTACTGCGCAGGCATGAACAAGGAAGCCACGGTGACGGTCGAAGGCTCGACCGGTCCGGGTGTGGCCGAGAATATGATGTCGGGCGTGGTCACCATCGAAGGTGACGCAAGCCAATATGCCGGTGCCACCGGTCGTGGCGGTCTGTTGAACATCAAGGGCAATGCCTCCTCGCGCTGCGGGATCTCGATGAAGGGCATCGATATCGTAGTGCATGGCAATATCGGCCATATGTCGGCCTTTATGGCGCAGCGCGGCAATCTGGTTGTGTTGGGCGATGCGGGCGATGCGTTGGGCGACAGCCTTTACGAGGCGCGCCTGTTCGTGCGCGGCAAAGTGAAATCGCTGGGGGCTGATTGCATCGAGAAAGAGATGCGCCCCGAGCATCTCACCTTCCTCAAGGACATCCTTGAGAAGACCGGCGCCGACGCCAAGCCCGAAGAGTTCAAACGCTATGGCTCGGCCCGCAAGCTCTACAACTTCAATATCGACCACGCCGACGAGTATTAA
- a CDS encoding FMN-binding glutamate synthase family protein — protein MDKTPHTEPRQSWTFSQEVNSEIRRAAATGIYDIRGGGAKRRVPHFDDLLFLGASMSRYPLEGYREKCDTSVTLGTRFAKKPIELKIPITIAGMSFGALSGHAKEALGRGASLAGTSTTTGDGGMTEEERGHSEKLVYQYLPSRYGMNPDDLRRADAIEIVVGQGAKPGGGGMLLGQKITERVAGMRDLPVGIDQRSACRHPDWTGPDDLEIKILELREITNWEKPIYIKVGGARPYYDTALAVKAGADVVVLDGMQGGTAATQDVFIENVGQPTLACIRPAVQALQDLGLHREVQLVVSGGIRTGADVAKALALGADAVAIGTAALVALGDNDPKWEAEYNALGTTAGAYDDWHEGRDPAGITTQDPELMKRLDPVAAGRRLRNYLNVMTLECQTIARACGHNHVHNLEPEDLCALTMEAAAMAQVPLAGTSWWPGKGGF, from the coding sequence ATGGATAAGACACCGCATACCGAACCGCGCCAAAGCTGGACCTTCTCGCAGGAGGTCAACTCCGAGATCCGTCGCGCCGCCGCCACCGGCATCTATGACATCCGCGGCGGCGGGGCCAAGCGTCGCGTGCCGCATTTCGACGACCTCTTGTTTCTGGGCGCGTCGATGTCGCGCTACCCGCTGGAAGGCTATCGCGAGAAATGCGATACCTCGGTCACCTTGGGCACGCGCTTTGCCAAGAAACCGATCGAGCTGAAAATCCCGATCACCATCGCGGGCATGTCCTTCGGGGCGCTTTCGGGCCACGCGAAAGAGGCTCTGGGTCGTGGGGCCAGCCTTGCAGGCACCTCGACCACCACCGGTGACGGTGGCATGACCGAGGAAGAGCGCGGCCATTCCGAAAAGCTGGTCTATCAATATCTACCCTCGCGCTACGGGATGAACCCCGATGACCTGCGCCGCGCCGATGCGATTGAAATCGTGGTGGGCCAAGGTGCGAAACCGGGCGGCGGCGGTATGCTGCTGGGTCAGAAGATCACCGAACGCGTGGCGGGCATGCGCGATCTGCCGGTCGGGATCGACCAGCGCTCGGCCTGTCGTCACCCCGACTGGACCGGCCCCGATGATCTGGAGATCAAGATCCTTGAACTCCGCGAGATCACCAACTGGGAAAAGCCGATCTACATCAAGGTCGGGGGTGCGCGCCCCTATTATGACACCGCTTTGGCTGTGAAAGCCGGTGCCGATGTGGTGGTGCTCGATGGCATGCAGGGCGGTACGGCGGCCACGCAGGACGTGTTCATCGAAAACGTTGGCCAACCGACGCTGGCCTGTATCCGCCCCGCCGTTCAGGCGTTGCAGGATCTGGGGCTACACCGCGAGGTGCAGCTGGTTGTCTCGGGCGGTATCCGCACCGGTGCGGATGTGGCGAAAGCGCTCGCCCTTGGCGCGGATGCGGTGGCAATCGGCACGGCGGCTTTGGTCGCGCTTGGCGACAATGACCCGAAATGGGAGGCCGAGTATAACGCGCTTGGCACCACAGCGGGTGCCTATGACGACTGGCATGAGGGCCGCGATCCGGCGGGCATCACCACGCAGGACCCCGAGCTGATGAAGCGCCTTGATCCGGTGGCGGCTGGTCGTCGCCTGCGCAACTACCTCAATGTGATGACGCTGGAATGCCAGACCATCGCGCGGGCCTGTGGCCATAACCATGTCCACAACCTCGAGCCCGAGGATCTTTGCGCGCTGACTATGGAGGCCGCTGCCATGGCGCAGGTGCCTCTGGCGGGCACGAGCTGGTGGCCGGGCAAGGGCGGCTTCTAA